The Brassica napus cultivar Da-Ae chromosome C1, Da-Ae, whole genome shotgun sequence DNA segment TAACAATAAACGCATATTCGTCAAACGCCAAACGGAAATTCTCTAGCAAAGCATTAGACGAAGTACTTTGTATACCATCATGAGCAATCAGCCTTGGAAACTCACTTTGTTGGTTTCTCAGTAGACTGACTGCTCATGATGTTATATCATTTTCTCTAACGTTGGAATTTCACGTGGCGTAGTTTGTCTGGCTCAATGGAAACCGGCAGAGCCGAGTGCTGGAGCCCAGTAGTCGGCACCGTTGTCACTCCCAACTTGGAGTGTGCAGGAGATTGGAACAAGACATAAACCTCGACTTCTCAAATCTTTCTTAGGTTCTTCATTTGCATTTTGAGTTTCCGTAGACGAAAACGATGCTTCTCTTCTCTTCATGCACTGATCATTCAGGAGCtaaaaccatataataaaataagaaacaattgGTAAGTTTTGTTGCATTGACTAATAGCAAAATAACACATATTGATCTGTCACATATATAACGAGGTAAGAAATATGTGTTTAGTTTTATTACATATATTGTACTTACTAGATACGAAATATAAAATGACAACAATTGATTTTCTTAAAAGATATtgtgtttttatcaaaaatataattcttagACAATTGTACTACTTAACATATGCAAAATATGAATCAACATGTAGAATGGAAAAGAAAGAGGTAAggcttttgtatatataatttcattggGTTTTCTTTAGAGGAAGgcatataataaatagttttaagagCATATAATTAATACAAGACCGCCCAAAGAATTTGAAATGTACTTTGATGGAGAACACAAATAAGGAGAAAAGTTGATATTTAAATAAATGCGGTGGCTTTGTTGGTTTTAACAAGCTTTCTTGGTTATTATTATCAATAATGCAAGGGAAGGTGAAAAAGGCTGGCGATTgcatcttttaaaatttaaaactttatctTTGAAGAAAACAGTAAAAAGGAAAAGGGGTATATGTTGGAAACTGAAGCTGTCCACATTTTTAGATTTGGATTCAACTGATCCAATAAAAAGTATATTGTTTAAACTATTGCTCTATATATAATGCAGACGTATAAAACTGGAAGTATACCTGACCGGGGTCCTCAGGAAATAAGCAATTTCTGTCTCCTTGCAGCTATGTATAAAAAACCATAGTTAAGAGAAATTTGTATATATGAGTACGTAAGTACATAGTATAAACTATAGTATGATGATGTGTATGAATATTCAGGATATATGTGCGTCTTATGCAGTATATGTATAAATGGAAATTTGGTGCTTACAAGTTGTTGGTGCCTCATATTCCCCGAGGCAGTCGTACCAAAGTATGGATGACTCAGAGCCTGCAACAGTTTCAAGAAAGAAacataatactttatatataatcACATCAATCAAAGATTACTTAACATGgagaaaacaaaactttttactcttttttttttttggtcgaataCTATCTTTATATATCTACCCTCtcttttattgttgttttaacaaGTGTCTCTTTCGCCatcattttaaatcaatgaaataattttCGTCCATCATtgcatatataatgttttatattaaatatgttttttttatcaaatatgttAATCTAGTGATAATACTGAGATGGATTCCCACTAACCACGAAATTGATACTCAGAGACCTAATACCAAAATAATTAGtgatataatttatgtttcagTTAACTTTGATTACTATAACAAGTAGCATTATCTTTCTTCTATTGAAAGGAAACTGAGAATATTGAGAGTCTGGAAAAGACGAGTCGCACCTCAATTTGACTCTGAAGGAATCTAATGTATCCAATAGCTTCCGACAGGACAGAAGCTGTGTCAGTCTGCAAAAAATgggtaaaaaaagaaagaagaatgaTTTAGAttataaaagatttaaaattatcttCAATATTAATGCTAATATTTGTAGGTGTAGATGTTAAGAATAATGATACAAAttaagttttttcttttaatgttttttttttgtcatcttttttcttttaatgtttCAAAGTTGAATTGATAAGAATAAGATTAGtgtaatataaaattatcttcAATATTTACCTTTCCAAAAGGTGATACTAGCTGATGAAGCGCTGCGATCCGGCCTCCGAGTTTCTCTTTTCTCACCTTTAATTAATTATcaccaaaattaattaatagcacaaacataaaatagaagctttatatatatgcatgtgccgttatatttttttactagtTACCATGCATATAGAAAACGTGCTTGCTTTATAAGTTAGAAGGGTTCAGTCTATTTGTCATATAGCTAACAATTGTATCATCGGATTCTAATTCTTATACGAGTTTCCATGACTATATATTTCAAAACAGTAcagtaaaattgaaatctaaactatataatactcactccgtttcataatacttgatgttttgtaatagtacacaaaaattaagaatattACATTtccctaaaaaaatattttaaagatataattttaaaatcagttaaccaattataaaaaagaatctaaaatctaattggttgaacagtttccaataaagttaaagttaaccttaaaatcttaaaacttctttaaaatctcaaaacttcatgtaaattgaaacaaaacaaactttctaaaacatcatttatATTGAAACGGAGTGAGTATATAATATCTAAGGAATATTGAGGAGTTTAAAGTTTGATTTtccccaaaaaagaaaaaggaataaTGAAGAagggagaagaagacaaaacaagaAAGAACAAAAGAGTTGCGAAACACAAAAATCACACAGCTTATTCTGTGCCCATTCTGTTTTGTTTGCTTCTTCTGTTCTTCTTTGTGTTTGtgtctttgttttgttattatGATGTCAGGGAGAGATTTTATATGAGAAGTTATATAGGTAAACTAAAGTTTCGTTGATATAATCAGTTAGCTACCTTGAGGGTCGATTGTGACGAAGGAGAAGGCTGAAGCCTTGGCTTTTTATTAGTAGACCCACCAATCTCTAAGCTGTTACACTTCATCGCATGTATagataacaaacaaaataaagatcAATTAGccattaatcaaaaatattcatTGCAAACCTATTATGGTTGATTATTGAATTTAATCCAAACCGTAAAATAAGACATGGTTTGTCCTGTTTTCTTAATTGATCTTTTTAGATTTCACTTTTTCAGAGTAGTTGATgtgtttatatgtatattaattagATCGTGTTTCGGATTTTTTCTCTCTGTTATCTCTTAATTTTAACTCCTTTTAgcatttaaaaagaaaagaaaaaacttgtATTCTATCAAATTATCAGAGATGTGGAAAAATAATTACCTCAGAGGAACGATCCGGAGGAATGTGTCTACCCTCGGACAAATTAAGACCATTGTGAATGCTCGAGAAATCCAACATAttactgttgttgttgttatcatCGTTGCTATTTAGACTTGTTGTGGTTATGGTTGAAACACAAGACTTGTTAGGAGGTGAGTTTGGAGAAGGTGTGAGGTAGCCATTGCTGTTGTTAATGTTGCTCTCTTGTTTGATGTCATCAACCCCCATGGAAGCTTGTTGGTGGCTTAGCACTTGTTCTTCCCAGTTCTCTAATCCCATCTTCCCTTGAAA contains these protein-coding regions:
- the LOC106375462 gene encoding transcription factor bHLH68-like, which codes for MNRGVLESSPVQQLMAPGNPNWWNASGSMRPPQPLMGHQHGPLPPRMTPNNYVRPQMMPTLLPPFMPYPATSSSSSSSPSLPNNPNLSSWLESNDLPPESWSLSQLLLGGLMMGEDERLEMMIHHNHHVEQQHHNFQGKMGLENWEEQVLSHQQASMGVDDIKQESNINNSNGYLTPSPNSPPNKSCVSTITTTSLNSNDDNNNNSNMLDFSSIHNGLNLSEGRHIPPDRSSECNSLEIGGSTNKKPRLQPSPSSQSTLKVRKEKLGGRIAALHQLVSPFGKTDTASVLSEAIGYIRFLQSQIEALSHPYFGTTASGNMRHQQLLQGDRNCLFPEDPGQLLNDQCMKRREASFSSTETQNANEEPKKDLRSRGLCLVPISCTLQVGSDNGADYWAPALGSAGFH